A region of the Lycium barbarum isolate Lr01 chromosome 1, ASM1917538v2, whole genome shotgun sequence genome:
TAATATAGAAATATCACTTGGACGATCATGCTAAAATCTTTAAAGCGTCGGATGCAATGCGCTACTGCTAGAAAAGAATTAGTGATACTAAACTAATGTTTTCCCATAAAGAGAATTAAGATCTTGTAGAGTGAACCCTAATAATTATATAAATTGAACATATATAACACGCAGTATCTCATTTCAGTTTGAGTTACTTAAATGATGTAAATTAGGGAAACGTCGTTAACTCTAACGAGACTACGCCTGTGTCAGCAGAAGAGACACGTCATACGAGAATATATACCTTGCTTGTAAGAGCACAAGGACAGAGGGGTCCATGCTGTCCATTTGGGCCCCCAGTTCCAATTCGGGTCCACAATTTGGAGTGTCGTTTCGGTTTTCAAGCCCATTTGTTAGCACCCTGGCCCCTTCCTCTTTACTCTTTATCGAGGACCCAAATATTCTCATTTACGTGTTACCTTCAGTGGCGGATTCAGAAATTTGAGGGACGATGTGCAAATTTTATTCTCACTTGTATTAAGAATatgcaaaattaaatatatagTCATAATCGCTAATACTTAATCTGTGTACACCACGTAATTTTCCGGCGAAGAGTGTGCACCTGACCACCATTCGCCTAAGGAGGCTCCGCCCATGGTTACCTTAGCTGTAGAAGTTTTtccacggattgcccttcaaacgcattggtctttaattttttcgcCCTCACACCTGTGGTCTTTAATTGTTGCCCATGCTGTTTATGTAATGAAAATATTCAGATAAATTTCGCTCACCTTAAGTTCTGTAACATTTTTATCTTCGAAAACTGAACTTTTGCCTCACTAGGCATAAGTTTTGTAGGAACTACGTTATGCGGTATAAATTGTGTAGTATTCTTCAGAATATATCGAGTCTAGAAAGTATTTTCTTTTCCGACATAACTTATGTGGATGTTATGAGTATGCCGAAGCTAAACGCTTACGGAGCGAAATCTAAAtttatgtttttcatttttttcccgaTAATGTTGGATATTGAAAGTTTTAATTTTGCCCGACGTAACTTATGTGGATGTTATGATATATGTGCCGAAGCTAAACGATATCTATGCCTACCGTAATTTAATTTATATCGGACAAAAATTGTTGAaggacaaaaactaaagaccaccgaagacatttgtgcgaatgacccttAGATGTATCCTCCTCTTCCTTCCCCCCGAAATCCAAAGTTTACAAAATCGTAGCCGTCCAATTCTCCTCTAGTGATGCAGTCAAGGATAACCAGTGTGGGCCCTATTCAATCAGTAGACAGCGGGCCGACAGTAGCCAGGCCCACATTCACCGACAGTAATAGCAAGAAGCCATAGCTCCAAGTCCATGTCCCCACCACATAGGCCTTTTGCTTCCTTCATATTCACGTTCTCAGCCCTCATTTTTTCATTCCATTGCAACTCATTGTTCCTTCATTCTCACTATCCTTTTGGATTATCCAGAGAGACATATATAACCACATAAACAAGAAGCATTAAAGGagctttgaaagaatttggttaCGTATTATTGCTGAAAGTTTGTCCCTTTTTTTATCAAGTTGAAAAGAGTGTAGTAATGGGGATTACTTCTTTGCAAGTCTGCATGGATTCATCCAACTGGCTACAGGTTTGTATGCTGATCGAATGTTGTCACATTTTCGTTAAGCTTAGGCGTTAGTGATTAGTCTTCTACATATGATGTGATTTGCACTTTCTACCTAGTACTATTACTCCATCGGTCGTTCCCAGTTGTAAGTGGCAACTTTTTCTTTTTAGTAtgctaccaaaaaaaaaaatggtactcCCGCTGTTTCAAATTGAAATGGAAAGAGtagttttttaaatttggaaataatttaacttagattttatccttaataaaaggaatttatagccacacaaatgctATATAACATGTTTAAGACTACAAGTTTAAAAAGTTTTGCAATTACATATATATTATGATACACTTATGAACATTTTTCAAAAGTCTTTTCTTTATTCTACTTTGTGTCTATTCAAATTctctcacataaattgaaacgaaggcAATAAGTAACAAGAAATACCAATGTGCGTACAAGGACCGTGTATATTTTTCCACCCTCAGAGCTTAATTCTTTCGTAGTCAGTCATGTTTGGAACTTAAAGGCTTAAATTATATTGTTCGGACTCTTCAAAATGCAGGTATGTGCATGTTAGATCATTTAAAAGTCTGTATATTTTGGAGAATTCAATATAAATACAATAACATTTTTGAAAAATATGAACATTATAGAGCTCGATCAAGTATGTTTCATCTTTTTATTGCATGATTTCATTGCACACTAGCTGGTCAGTGGGGGTAAGAGAGTGTTCCGTTGGTGTTCTCAGTCTCAGTGCGACCTTGCTTGGTCAACAAGGGGATCAAATAGTCGGGAAATCAGactaataaataaaataaggagCGGAAAGCCACTTGCCTCGTTGGAGAGGAGCGCatatttcttttatattaaaatagaacCAAATTGTTATCTACTAGCCATGTTTTCTTTCTGTGATAATGCCGTAGCGTAGGACTCCAGGAATTTTGGAAGCTGAACATGCTCAATAGAGGGATAtgatagagtttttttttttaataatgaatgGAGTTCCTCAAAAGTTGTACGTAAAATCTAAAGGAATGTCTAGAGAAATTCACGCGAATCATTCTAGCTATGAGTTAGCTGACAAGTTCCCACTAACTAACTTTTACTTGTTTCCAATTTCAGGACACAATTCACGAGGAAACTGAATTCGATTCTTCTTCTTCGCCATCAGGTGACATTTTCACATGTTCAAGGCCTTTAATAGAAAGAAAACTAAGACCCCAACATGACCAACCTCTGAATTGCCCTCGTTGTGACTCAACACACACAAAATTCTGTTACTACAACAATTACAGCCTTTCTCAGCCAAGGTATTTCTGTAAATCTTGCAGAAGGTACTGGACTAAAGGGGGAACTCTAAGGAATATCCCTGTGGGTGGTGGATGTAGGAAGAACAAAAAAGTTTCTTCCAAGAAACAGTCTAATGACACTAATGCCCCTCACCAAATACCTAATTACCATAATGCTGGATCATCTAATTCATCTTCTATTTCTAATTACCCTGAAATGGCATTTTCCCACTTCAACAACTTCATGGGAAATAACAATATTAATAATCCTAGTTTCATGCTTCATGAAAACCATGCACCTATTGATTTTATGGAGAGCAAGTATGAAGCTTTGATGGGGACTACTTTAAAAAATCAAGATTTTATTGGGAATGTCGATGCTAGAATGATCAACGGATATGGTGAGATGGATAATGCTGGAATCAATGGACCAAATTTTCATGGTGGAATGTGCTCCACATTTGGATTGCCCATGGATGGGAACAACTTTGGGACTATAAATTGTGAGGGACAAAATATAACAATGGATGTGAAGCCAAATCCCAATATTTTGTCACTTGAATGGCATGACCAAGGCTGCTCTAATGCTGGAATTGGAAATAAAGAAACTTTTGGGTATCTCAATGGAGGGCTAGGATCTTGGACTGGATTGATGAATAATGGTTATGGTTCATCTGCGACGAATCCATTAGTTTGAATTAAATCAGCAAGACTTATAGTCTAGTGGTATCGATGACATGGAATTCAGTGAAAGTTTGTCACGCAATAGAGATTATTAGTAGATGTTGGTTCAATTGTCATTAGTCTAAGTTAAGTCACTTTTGCTTTAGTAACCACTTCTAATTTGGGTTGTAATCTCATGTTGCTGTATCATGAGTTGTTGAGTTTATCTCAGGCATAATTAAGGAATTATTAGGCCTCATGAATTATCCCCTACCTCTACCTAAATTCCTCTGATGCAATGGTGTACTGATTTTGTACTCAACATGTCTTTTTGTGAAGGATTTTCCCTAgtttaattaaagtaattaacATGTTGAGTGTGAATGGATATTGTATTAGCTGTTCAAATTCGACCATGatttgttcttttgttgttacATATTCACAAGTCTTTAGTTATTCCCATTTGTAATTTTGCAAATCCTGGTCAGCTAGCAGCCTAGCAGTATATAACTAATGCTAGGCTTGTGGAATTCAAAGTTGTAGGCTTGTTGGATTTCATCAGATATCGAGGAAGATATTATATTGTTCTccacttctttttttcttttttgtttttgttttttgaacattGTTCTCCACTTTATTATAGGAGTAGTCTATTATTGTCTCTAGTCAAAAAATGTGCTTAGTACTTGGATACGGGAGAATGTACTAGCAATAATTTAGTATCATCTTTATTTATGTGCTTACGTCTCTTTGTTTGGTGAATCAATTATTAATTCGAAACTTTGGACCAGTACTGTGCTGTAAAAGGAGTGGAATTCATAAATAGTCGCTTTCTGTTCTCGCAATTAagaaaatcattatcataaaatttaaaattttataattaaaattcCAGAACTTCATCATCGAATTTTAATGGTGAAATTTAAAATTTCATGACAATAATTTAGGCTATTTCTACATTATCAAAAAGCAGTCCACATAAGGACATGATGAAATCTTCCGTGTATTTTCTAATGTTTGTTTGAAAAGTTCTATCTATGAAAGAGAAAGAAATTACGAAGTGAAAAATTTATCAATGAGTTTTCTGATGAAGTTTATTGTAAATATTTTTTCTATAGTTTCTTTTTATGGGTTGAAGAGGCCGTGGTGCAATTTCACTAAAACAAAACTTAAAGAAGGGCGAGACTATTCAAacactaggggtgtacaaagtaaaccgacaaaccgcaccaaatcgataaaccgagtcaaaccgagaaaaagacccgactagtgatttggtttgacttggtttggtgttggaaaaaaaaacccgaccataattggtttggtttggttttaactaaaaaaagtcaaaccaaaccaaaccaacccgacattacatgtattcaaatttgaaaatattttatacataaaaatatttatttgtaaagtaatttataaatatttcttaaattttttcgtaattttttatctattatcatattgtttaagcttgaacttagaattttgaatgtcaataagttttacatcctatggatgttagtaactcaaataaagtccaaaccaaaatcaactcaacactaatcctaacaaaagaaattcaatttaccactaggaatgacaataatgttggatatctattctttagttttgcataattgatttagagagtaaaaatacataacttaagtttttttctttgtcatgtaattaatacttattttagcatgacttagtatttttagattatggtcattttcttttatggcttgttaattagcaatatttattttaatcgattatattagcttttgttgaatattttaatacaatgtcatcactcttctcacattttgtgttattttcttaagaaacaccttaattatataattgtatcttactaggactaaagaaatatttgaagtaaacgttatatgttttgtatcaagactattaaaaaaaaaaacccccgaAAGCCCCGAGAAAATCGAACaatccgagaaaacccgaggttgaaaaacccgaattttattgatttggtttggtgtataaattttaaaacccgacacaattggtttggtttggtgtttaaaaaatacGAACCAACCCGGTTCATGTACTCCCCTATcaaactgtcacgccccaaaccatgacctaggcgtaacacggcactcggtgcctgactgcatgtgaccgagcgaatcacatggcttgctaaaccatcatgaggcatacatgagcggaaatataacgtgacgtacatgatgagcttttataaaatatagtaagtcataatattaaacctaaatacttgattaagtcatgaatgcgaacaatatcataaatgagtcAAACCGGCTACCATatgtggaagtctaacatgacacttgtcttgtctatgaaacctctaacatgagtctgaaaaacacgtaacatacttgttgggacaaggcccccagcatacctttcgatgcaaaactagataaagaaagataatgcctaaaccccgaatgagatggggctcaccaaaaagctggtacgtgcaaatcctaatgagcagaagcgtcgtcctgtaaatccgtacctgcatcgtgaaatgcaggcccccgagcaataaaaggggacgtcagcacattgaatgtactggtatgtaaagcaactgaaagaaacaacatgggacatggaataacatgataagaactgaaactgaaaacctagacatgaatatgagcatgagtacatatatatatatatatatatatatatatatatatatatatatataacataagtaaaacatgataagtagggagagcatttcataaaccgacacatgataccaccacgtggatacgtggagtctggtatctcgccggaccagcagagcccctataccttgccagggtataaggtggtaacgtgcctgatggattcattcagtgtaaaattaaggtatcgtcctaactgggcggagcgatccttgtcctacggtggctacgtagtttcaggctatctgagccttctcggtaattcgtgcaactcccaaaaacatgaacataaaatagttggctaagaagcccatgattttcgtgaattaacttgcacttgtcttgtaatcatgatttcacgaaataacttgtaaacatggtttcatgaaataacttgtaaacatggtttcatgaaataacttgtatttagtatgtatgtatcttgtatcatagcatgaaagtaattatataatacagttgcatgaaaacttgtagacatgtaggatattcatgaaacaatcattcttagtcaaatacatgcatgcaagaacccatggaatacaagatatgcgttttcatagattacggacggattctcaataatcataaagaaatattaagaactcaatgatggaattataacaattcatacataatataatcatggacatggacctagggttatcatgagcatggtattgaaaccctagttttagtagagaatcataattttatggattatgaggcgtggggaagaacaatgatgttctcacacgtagatagtaactctacataccttagtcgctccaaaacttgaatcaaagacttgagctttaaagaagatttccaaaatcttgaattcttgaaccttaagatgggttttcttgaaaaccctagttttggaatgataacttcttgtttagattacaaggataggtattagaattgagttggaataattagagtaggcttaccttggtgttcttgatgatggaagagggtaggagatCGTTCTAggtcttgaaggaatgaaaaataatgatttgaactgatatgacgaatatatactgttctggaaaaattaaattttcggcccagttaaatactggccgtatttcaaaatacgggccgtattttgaaatacggactgcactgcgtctcttcagtaaaatggccataactctttgcacagatgtccgtttgacccccataatataccgttggaaagttatttcaaagctctacaactttcatgaaggaagttttcccaaattccaaatatgttttgaaatacgggccgtattttgaaatacgatccgtatttaaccatttgacatccaattgccaaattccagaatgctcagaaatccttggtttcagtttacgacttgaattacggaccgtaaactgaaatacgggcacttttcatgggcgtaaactcccatcctacaacggaacagggaaattccaattcccacattctttatctgatttctaagtctagaatcatagtcaaagcttacgttaaaggtacgaggtgttacacaaaCACATTGTACAATCAGAACACTTCTCCAAAATTGTCCAATATTGAAACATCAACTTCCTGTTACATATGTTCAAAGACACTAATACTATAAATACATTAAGGTAAATCCTTAATTGAAACCTACACTTTACATCATTATACTTTCCATTTGCTGGTATTTTTTACTTTCCATGTATGCCATTTTGGTAATAGAAAATAGAAAGTTACAAACAGCAATCAATTTTTTCAATTGTACGCCAAATTAATTTCTTACTCACAGCCAATGTTTTTGCTTCTGCAATGATTCTACTAGAAAACACCTTTTATCGATAGGTAACCATTGCTACAATATGGCCAAAAAATTCATAGGCAACTCATATAGATATGAAATAAAAACTTAGACttgtaatttctttttcttttctttggaaATTCATGTTAGAGGTTGCATTTTTTCTATTAGTCTTTTCATAGTAAAGAAAGAGGATCTAAGTAAAAGTAGGATCTTGAAGGtttgtctcttttaaaatcaagAAAACAGAAGTACTCTTTACCCTTAGTTTATATTATTTTTTGCATGAATATCAAAGTTTTACTTTCCCTATTGACTTATTGAATGAAAAAAGAACACACAAGTGACAACCCATGATGACTGCATTGTTGAATAATCATCTATATGCGGATGGAATTCAGAAACTAATTGTCTTAGTCACAACTTACAAGACTTCACCCATTAATCATCTCGCTAAGCTAAAGCTCTATTACTTCCAATTTTGCAGTATATCCATATCCCAATGTTCGTTAGTTTTATTTTCATTCATAACCAAAAGAACATTAGTTTTTTTGCCTTTTATGTATTAGATCGTTGGTGATTCACGAAGTATTTACCAACGGGAAGTAGTTATTTTCCTTGTCTACCGGGTTGCAAACTGATTTTCAGTATACCAACTTGGATTGAGTTAATAACTCAAGCTGAAAGTCTTCTAAAGTGGAACTTCATTATTTTGTTTGCAAATAAGCAGAGGGGACAATTACTGTGGCTTCTTTCTTCCACGAGCCTTACATGattccttcaattcctggaactGCAATTTTTGCAGTTTGTTCATgtctcaatttaaaaaaaaaaaaaatggatcttTCTAATTGTCAATTTTTTCGCTACATTAGCAATGGGGAGTATTAAATGGTTGTCATCTTCCTAGAAAGTTAGGAAAGAAAAATC
Encoded here:
- the LOC132601396 gene encoding dof zinc finger protein DOF5.6-like, encoding MGITSLQVCMDSSNWLQDTIHEETEFDSSSSPSGDIFTCSRPLIERKLRPQHDQPLNCPRCDSTHTKFCYYNNYSLSQPRYFCKSCRRYWTKGGTLRNIPVGGGCRKNKKVSSKKQSNDTNAPHQIPNYHNAGSSNSSSISNYPEMAFSHFNNFMGNNNINNPSFMLHENHAPIDFMESKYEALMGTTLKNQDFIGNVDARMINGYGEMDNAGINGPNFHGGMCSTFGLPMDGNNFGTINCEGQNITMDVKPNPNILSLEWHDQGCSNAGIGNKETFGYLNGGLGSWTGLMNNGYGSSATNPLV